The following DNA comes from Arthrobacter sp. SLBN-83.
CGGCCAGATGCTCAACACCGGCTTCGAACAGATCTACCTGATGACCAATGCCCTCAACCGCGAAGTGGCGGACGTCTTTGATACCTACGTCTACTTCGTGGGCATCACCCAGGGCGCCTACAGCTACTCCACCGCGGTGGGCCTGTTCAAATCCCTGGTGGGCATCGTGCTGATCTTCGGCACCAACTGGCTGGCCAAGCGATTCAACCAGAGCGGACTGTTCTAATGAAGATCCACAACACCCGCGGCGGGCGCATCTTTGACGCCGCCAACTACGTTTTCCTGTCCCTGATCGGCATCATCACGCTGCTGCCGTTCGTCTACGTCTTCGCCGGTTCCTTCGCAACCGAGGCCGAGATCACCCGAAGGGCGTTCTTCGTCTGGCCCGAGCAGTTCACCCTGGGCTCCTACGAGTACATTTTCGCCACCCCGGCGTTTGTCCGCGCCCTGGTGACCACCATCCTGGTCACGGCAGTGGGCACCCTGGTCCAGTTGGCCTTCACCGTGACCATGGCCTACCCATTGGCCAAGAAGACACTGCGCGGCAGGAACGTGATCCTGTCCCTGGTGGTCTTCGCCATGGTGTTCTCCGGCGGCATGATCCCCACATTCCTGCTGGTCAAGGACCTGGGCCTCCTCAACTCCTACTGGGCCCTGATCCTGCCGGCCGCGATCAACCCGTTCAGCCTGATCATCATCAAGAACTTCTTCCAGGAGCTCCCGGCTGAGCTGGAGGAGTCGGCCAAGATGGACGGGGCCACCGAAATCGGGATCCTCTGGCGGATCCTGCTGCCGCTGTCCAAACCGGTCCTGGCAACCTTCGCCCTGTTCTACGCCGTGGGCATCTGGAATGACTTCATGTCGCCCCTGCTGTACCTGAGCGACAACTCCAAGTGGACCCTGCAGATGTACCTGCGCCAGGTCACTGCCGCGTCGGACCTGTTGGGCACCGGCAACGTGGATCCCAACTACATTCCGCCTGAACAGGGCATCAAGTTCGCCGTGATCGTGGTGGCCACGTTGCCCATCCTCATTTTCTATCCGTTCCTGCAGAAGCACTTCGCCAAGGGCATGCTCATAGGCTCCGTCAAGGGCTGAACCATCAGAGGAAAGAACACCATGAAGATCCTGCTGGCCGGCGACTCCACCGTGGCCAACTGTCCCACCCACGAGTTCCCCATGAGTGGGTGGGGTGCCCAGCTGGCCCCGCTTACCTATACGTGGGGCGCTGTGCACAACTTCGCCAAGGGCGGTGCCAGCACCGAATCCTTCCGTGCCGAGGGGCTGTGGGCGGCCCTGCTCGCCGAGGCAGGCGCCGGCGACCTGGTGCTCATCCAGTTCGGCCACAACGACCAGAAGAAGCAGCATCTGGCGGCCCGCACCGGGTACGCGGCAAACCTGCGCACTTTGGTGGCCGAGGTGCGTGCCCTGGGCGCCGCTCCGATGCTCTGCACACCGGTGGAGCGCCGGCACTTCCTGGACGCGCCGTCGTCGGACGCTGTTCTGGAGGAAAGCCTGGAGGACTATCCCGAGGTGGTCCGCGAACTCGCCCTGGAGCTGGGAGTCCCCGTGCT
Coding sequences within:
- a CDS encoding carbohydrate ABC transporter permease; amino-acid sequence: MKIHNTRGGRIFDAANYVFLSLIGIITLLPFVYVFAGSFATEAEITRRAFFVWPEQFTLGSYEYIFATPAFVRALVTTILVTAVGTLVQLAFTVTMAYPLAKKTLRGRNVILSLVVFAMVFSGGMIPTFLLVKDLGLLNSYWALILPAAINPFSLIIIKNFFQELPAELEESAKMDGATEIGILWRILLPLSKPVLATFALFYAVGIWNDFMSPLLYLSDNSKWTLQMYLRQVTAASDLLGTGNVDPNYIPPEQGIKFAVIVVATLPILIFYPFLQKHFAKGMLIGSVKG
- a CDS encoding rhamnogalacturonan acetylesterase; this encodes MKILLAGDSTVANCPTHEFPMSGWGAQLAPLTYTWGAVHNFAKGGASTESFRAEGLWAALLAEAGAGDLVLIQFGHNDQKKQHLAARTGYAANLRTLVAEVRALGAAPMLCTPVERRHFLDAPSSDAVLEESLEDYPEVVRELALELGVPVLDLNAWTRDLYLRLGPGRSRELFCHFGPGEHAHWPHGLADDTHFSRQGAALVAGEVAGQLGGLGYGAVGAHRPPGVRELSPTAGRS